The Plasmodium cynomolgi strain B DNA, scaffold: 0134, whole genome shotgun sequence genome includes a window with the following:
- a CDS encoding hypothetical protein (putative): MLPSEKIYEEHSKINVKLDNNRIYEDLTRGFSKFPGIDKIFHRLIMNLKYLNTKYKYDTSLIYNCKFLHYWMYDLVINELNVTDDNKYIEIITMLYVAWFKFKEMLDESKYICEPDSGPLISLPVKEFIFRKEMYDYYYNYLKIEKQELSHINGCSETCKYLTSIYGKYETFKSTCSTSKNNKCITEFNNIVKYDPSFLFDKLKCKSECNRNEELVPPKNLEQNPVVDVRIQDETVKDVTQDSKENSDRMIILNVVLPVSVFFLLFPMLYKVNKFVI; this comes from the coding sequence ATGTTGCCAtcggaaaaaatttatgaagaGCATAGTAAAATTAATGTTAAATTAGACAATAACCGTATATATGAAGATCTAACTAGAGGATTTTCTAAATTTCCAGGTATTGATAAGATTTTCCATAGGCTCATAATGAATTTAAAGTATCTTAAtactaaatataaatatgatacATCTCTAATATataattgcaaatttttacaCTACTGGATGTATGATCTTGTAATTAACGAACTAAATGTAACTGATGATAATAAATACATAGAAATAATTACTATGTTGTACGTTGCATGGTTTAAGTTCAAGGAAATGTTGGATgaaagtaaatatatatgtgaaccTGACAGTGGACCTCTTATTTCACTTCCTGTAAAAGAATTCATATTTAGGAAAGAAATGtatgattattattataattatctaaaaattgaaaagcaGGAATTATCTCATATAAATGGTTGTAGTGAGACATGTAAATATTTGACTTCtatatatggaaaatatgaaacattTAAATCTACCTGTTctacttcaaaaaataacaaatgtATAACTGAATTTAACAATATTGTTAAATATGATCCATCTTTTCTGtttgataaattaaaatgcaaaagtgaGTGTAAtagaaatgaagaattagTACCTCCTAAAAATTTAGAACAAAACCCGGTGGTTGACGTTAGGATTCAAGATGAAACAGTTAAGGATGTTACCCAAGATTCCAAGGAAAATAGTGACcgtatgattattttaaatgtagTTTTACCAGTTTCCGTATTCTTTCTATTATTTCCAATGTTGTATAAggtaaataaatttgttatatAG